In one window of Balaenoptera musculus isolate JJ_BM4_2016_0621 chromosome 10, mBalMus1.pri.v3, whole genome shotgun sequence DNA:
- the KANSL2 gene encoding KAT8 regulatory NSL complex subunit 2 isoform X5, which translates to MVRSDWLRQTVRRAARLQRIRIHVLPTSRGRITPVPRSQEPLSCSFTHRPCSQPRLEGQEFCIKHILEDKNAPFKQCSYISTKNGKRCPSAAPKPEKKDGVSFCAEHARRNALALHAQMKKTNTGPVGETLLCQLSSYAKTELGSQTPESSRSEASRILDEDSWSDGEQEPITVDQTWRGDPDSEADSIDSDQEDPLKHAGVYTAEEVALIMREKLIRLQSLYIDQFKRLQHLLKEKKRRYLHNRKVEHEALGSSLLTGPEGLLAKERENLKRLKCLRRYRQRYGVEALLHRQLKERRMLATDGAAQQAHTTRSSQRCLAFVDDVRCSNQSLPMTRHCLTQKDATAIGDLLTLYSGLMETPLD; encoded by the exons ATGGTTAGAAGCGACTGGCTCCGCCAGACGGTAAGGCGCGCGGCGCGGCTGCAAAG GATTCGGATCCACGTCTTGCCGACCAGTCGGGGGAGGATCACCCCAGTGCCCAGGTCTCAGGAGCCCCTATCTTGTTCGTTTACTCATCGCCCATGCTCGCAACCTCGTCTGGAGGGGCAGGAGTTTTGCATTAAGCATATACTTGAAGACAAGAATGCACCTTTCAAGCAGTGTAGTTATATATCTAcgaagaatggaaaaagatgtcCCAGTGCTGCCCCAAAGCCTGAGAAGAAagatgg ggtGTCCTTCTGTGCTGAACATGCCCGTAGGAATGCCCTTGCACTTCATGCTCAAATGAAGAAGACCAATACAGGGCCTGTGGGTGAAACACTCTTATGCCAGCTGAGCTCATATGCCAAGACAGAGCTGGGTTCTCAGACTCCAGAAAGTAGCCGCAGTGAAGCCAGCCGAATTCTGG ATGAAGACAGctggagtgatggggagcaggaACCCATTACTGTGGATCAGACATGGAGAGGTGACCCTGACAGTGAAGCTGATAGCATAGACAGTGATCAAGAAGATCCCCTAAA GCATGCTGGTGTCTACACAGCGGAAGAAGTGGCCCTGATTATGCGTGAGAAGCTTATTCGTTTGCAGTCCTTGTACATTGACCAGTTTAAACGACTTCAGCATCTACTCAAAGAGAAGAAGCGACGTTACTTACACAATCGCAAAGTGGAACATGAAGCTCTAG GTAGTAGTCTCCTGACTGGCCCAGAGGGACTTCTTGCCAAAGAACGAGAGAACTTAAAGCGTCTAAAATGTCTTCGGCGGTATCGTCAGCGCTATGGAGTGGAAGCCTTACTACATAGGCAGCTGAAGGAGCGCAGAATGCTGGCCACAGATGGTGCCGCCCAACAG gCCCATACCACTCGTTCCAGTCAGAGGTGCTTGGCCTTTGTGGATGATGTTCGTTGTTCCAATCAGTCTCTTCCAATGACCAGACACTGCCTTACCC